The Methylobacterium currus genome contains a region encoding:
- a CDS encoding NADPH:quinone oxidoreductase family protein: MKALLCKALGGPEDLVIEEVPDPVPGPGEALVRVTVAALNFFDTLIIAGRYQVKPELPFSPGAEACGVIEALGPGVEAFRVGERVIVHLGYGACRERVVAPVSGLTRVPEGVSDEQAAGLSVTYGTSLHALQDRAKLQPGETLAVLGATGGVGLAAVELGHAMGARVIACASSAEKLDLAKAHGADLTLDYSQEPLRGGLKRLGGEAGIDVVYDPVGGAYSEPALRSLNWKGRFLVVGFAAGEIPKIPLNLALLKGIDIQGVFWGAFLRREPEGHAANQARLLALVSEGRLSAKVHGVYPLEEAAAALGILARREAMGKVLLRP; this comes from the coding sequence ATGAAGGCACTCCTGTGCAAGGCGCTCGGCGGCCCGGAGGATCTGGTGATCGAGGAGGTGCCGGATCCGGTGCCTGGCCCGGGCGAGGCCCTGGTGCGGGTGACGGTCGCGGCGCTCAATTTCTTCGACACGCTGATCATCGCCGGCCGCTACCAGGTGAAGCCGGAGCTGCCGTTCTCGCCGGGCGCCGAGGCCTGCGGGGTGATCGAGGCGCTCGGACCGGGGGTCGAGGCCTTCCGGGTCGGCGAGCGCGTCATCGTCCATCTGGGCTACGGCGCCTGCCGCGAGCGGGTCGTCGCTCCGGTCTCCGGCCTGACCCGGGTGCCGGAGGGCGTCAGCGACGAGCAGGCGGCGGGCCTCTCCGTCACCTACGGCACCTCGCTGCACGCGCTGCAGGATCGTGCCAAGCTGCAGCCCGGCGAGACCCTGGCGGTCCTCGGCGCCACGGGCGGCGTCGGGCTGGCGGCGGTGGAACTCGGCCACGCGATGGGCGCGCGGGTGATCGCCTGCGCTTCCTCGGCCGAGAAGCTCGATCTCGCGAAGGCGCACGGCGCCGACCTCACCCTCGACTACAGCCAGGAACCGCTTCGCGGCGGGCTGAAGCGGCTCGGAGGAGAGGCCGGCATCGACGTCGTCTACGATCCCGTCGGCGGCGCCTATTCGGAGCCGGCCCTGCGCTCGCTCAACTGGAAGGGCCGCTTCCTGGTCGTCGGCTTCGCGGCCGGGGAGATCCCGAAAATCCCGCTCAACCTGGCGCTCCTGAAGGGCATCGACATCCAGGGCGTGTTCTGGGGCGCCTTCCTCAGGCGCGAGCCCGAGGGCCACGCCGCCAACCAGGCCCGCCTGCTGGCGCTGGTGAGCGAGGGACGGCTCTCCGCGAAGGTCCACGGCGTCTACCCGCTGGAGGAAGCGGCGGCCGCCCTCGGCATCCTGGCGCGCCGCGAGGCGATGGGGAAGGTGCTGCTGCGCCCCTGA
- a CDS encoding L,D-transpeptidase — protein sequence MIVRTGNAAAGETQSGVAPGHLHRRSFLLGSAACLGGIGLAGCATTDGMSLAEASALYGPVPTEKFPIPAADISKVNPKYYRRTVQYASKEAPGTIVVDPANYYVYRIEEGGLATRYGANVGRDGFRWSGDAYVGRKSEWATWTPPKEMIRRQPEAAKYARGMPGGLDNPLGARTLHLYQNGAYTLYTIYASSDPESIGSGITSGCVGLLSQDMIHLYERTPVKTKVVVLPA from the coding sequence ATGATCGTGAGGACTGGAAACGCCGCGGCCGGCGAGACACAGAGCGGCGTCGCGCCCGGGCATCTGCACCGCCGATCGTTCCTGCTCGGCTCGGCCGCCTGCCTGGGCGGGATCGGGCTCGCTGGCTGCGCGACCACCGACGGGATGAGCCTCGCCGAGGCGTCTGCTCTCTACGGGCCGGTGCCGACGGAAAAGTTCCCGATCCCGGCGGCCGACATCAGCAAGGTCAACCCGAAATACTATCGCCGCACGGTCCAGTACGCCTCCAAGGAGGCGCCCGGCACCATCGTCGTCGATCCAGCGAACTACTACGTCTACCGCATCGAGGAGGGCGGCCTCGCGACCCGCTACGGCGCCAATGTCGGCCGCGACGGGTTCCGGTGGAGCGGTGACGCCTATGTCGGGCGCAAGAGCGAATGGGCGACCTGGACCCCGCCCAAGGAGATGATCCGGCGCCAGCCGGAAGCGGCCAAATACGCCCGCGGCATGCCGGGGGGCCTCGACAACCCGCTCGGCGCCCGCACCCTGCATCTCTATCAGAACGGCGCCTACACGCTTTACACGATCTATGCCAGCAGCGACCCGGAATCGATCGGCTCGGGCATCACCAGCGGCTGCGTCGGGCTGCTGAGCCAGGACATGATCCATCTCTACGAGCGCACGCCGGTGAAGACGAAAGTGGTGGTCCTGCCGGCGTAG
- a CDS encoding Crp/Fnr family transcriptional regulator: MLVETSARDDETPAPTCRQARPENGCAECKVRPISVCSVLTPTELDELETLGQRLTLDKGQTLFGQGEPAGAVYNVIDGTLRLSRLLPDGRRQVMGFALPGDFLGLALQDVRSVSAEALGPVRTCRFARKDFDALVEAKPHLLRSLHERAGHELALAQEQMLLLGRRTAEEKVAAFLLGLRDRYARTGRSSVTVELPMGRQDMADHLGLTIETVSRMLTRLDRAHTILIVPGGVRLVDVERLEQLAAT; the protein is encoded by the coding sequence ATGCTGGTCGAGACGAGCGCGAGGGACGACGAGACGCCGGCACCGACCTGCCGCCAGGCGCGGCCGGAGAACGGCTGTGCGGAGTGCAAGGTGCGCCCGATCAGCGTCTGCTCCGTGCTGACGCCCACCGAGCTCGACGAGCTGGAAACGCTCGGCCAGCGCCTCACCCTCGACAAGGGACAGACCCTGTTCGGCCAGGGCGAGCCGGCGGGCGCGGTCTACAACGTGATCGACGGGACCTTGCGCCTCTCCCGCCTCCTTCCGGATGGACGGCGCCAGGTCATGGGGTTCGCGCTGCCGGGCGACTTCCTGGGTCTCGCCCTGCAGGACGTGCGCTCCGTCTCGGCCGAGGCGCTCGGCCCGGTGCGGACCTGCCGCTTCGCCCGGAAGGATTTCGACGCGCTGGTCGAGGCCAAGCCGCACCTGCTCCGGAGCCTGCACGAACGGGCCGGCCACGAGCTGGCGCTGGCGCAGGAGCAGATGCTGCTTCTCGGGCGCCGCACCGCGGAGGAGAAGGTCGCCGCCTTCCTGCTCGGCCTGCGAGACCGCTACGCGCGGACCGGCCGCAGCTCCGTCACGGTCGAGCTGCCGATGGGCCGCCAGGACATGGCGGATCATCTCGGGCTGACCATCGAGACGGTCAGCCGCATGCTGACCCGCCTCGACCGCGCCCACACCATCCTGATCGTGCCCGGCGGCGTGCGCCTGGTCGACGTGGAGCGCCTGGAACAGCTCGCCGCGACCTGA
- a CDS encoding universal stress protein, with protein MSIASIMVSLDLGRSAADRVRLAADLAGRFEAGLTGLAARTIDAPAPVGDIVTAQETYAKDRAALVDALARAQDVFERNGGAALRREWRQAEADPEAYLIQQARGADLVVLGRDPRQDGADAMGAAPGAVLMEVGRPVLVVPPGVDRLKAARIVVAWKDGPEARRAVTAALPFIALADQVFVVSAGREARLEGAEEVSDFLARHGAHVTTHRLDAAAGDIADAIIRFAGRHDADLVVMGAYGHSRLREWLLGGMTRSILQTSPLCCLMSH; from the coding sequence ATGTCCATCGCCAGCATCATGGTGTCTCTCGACCTCGGACGGTCGGCCGCCGACCGCGTCCGCCTCGCGGCCGATCTTGCCGGCCGGTTCGAGGCCGGCCTCACGGGCCTTGCCGCCCGCACGATCGACGCGCCCGCTCCCGTCGGCGACATCGTGACGGCGCAGGAGACCTACGCGAAGGACCGGGCGGCCCTGGTCGACGCGCTGGCGCGGGCGCAGGACGTCTTCGAGCGCAACGGCGGCGCAGCCCTGCGCCGGGAGTGGCGGCAGGCGGAGGCCGACCCCGAGGCGTACCTGATCCAGCAGGCGCGCGGCGCCGACCTCGTCGTGCTCGGGCGCGACCCGCGACAGGACGGTGCGGACGCGATGGGCGCCGCACCCGGCGCCGTGCTGATGGAGGTCGGCCGCCCGGTGCTGGTCGTGCCGCCGGGGGTCGACCGTCTCAAGGCCGCCCGCATCGTCGTCGCCTGGAAGGACGGGCCCGAGGCGCGCCGCGCGGTGACCGCCGCCCTGCCTTTCATCGCGCTCGCCGATCAGGTCTTCGTGGTGAGCGCGGGCCGGGAGGCGCGCCTGGAAGGCGCCGAGGAGGTGTCCGATTTCCTCGCCCGCCATGGCGCGCACGTCACCACGCACCGGCTCGACGCGGCCGCCGGCGATATCGCCGACGCCATCATCCGCTTCGCCGGGCGCCACGACGCCGACCTCGTGGTGATGGGCGCCTACGGCCATTCCCGCCTGCGCGAATGGCTCCTGGGAGGGATGACCCGGAGCATCCTCCAGACCTCGCCCCTCTGCTGCCTGATGAGCCATTGA
- a CDS encoding SDR family oxidoreductase, which produces MKIVVIGGSGLIGRQLTKDLADKGHEAIAASPSTGVNALTGEGLAGVLAGAAVVVDVANAPSFEPASVLAFFERSSRNLLAAGRQAGIRHHVALSIVGTDRLDENGYFRAKVAQERLIAASGVPYTIVRATQFFEFVGAIAEAAVTGDRLVVPDADFQPIAAADVAAALADVAVGAPANGTIEVAGPDREPFRTFVARRIAASGDARPVSADRAARYFGARLERGSLVPTDQAAARLGSTRFATWLATA; this is translated from the coding sequence ATGAAGATCGTGGTGATCGGGGGCAGCGGGCTGATCGGCAGGCAGCTGACGAAGGACCTCGCGGACAAGGGACACGAGGCCATCGCGGCGTCGCCGAGCACGGGCGTGAACGCCCTCACGGGCGAGGGTCTCGCCGGGGTGCTGGCCGGGGCCGCGGTCGTGGTCGACGTCGCGAACGCGCCCTCCTTCGAACCCGCTTCGGTGCTCGCGTTCTTCGAGCGGTCGAGCCGCAACCTCCTCGCCGCCGGGCGGCAGGCCGGCATCCGGCACCACGTCGCTCTCTCGATCGTCGGCACGGACCGCCTCGACGAGAACGGATATTTTCGGGCGAAGGTGGCGCAGGAGCGGCTGATCGCGGCAAGCGGCGTGCCCTACACGATCGTGCGCGCGACGCAGTTCTTCGAGTTCGTCGGCGCGATCGCCGAGGCCGCCGTCACGGGGGATCGGCTCGTCGTGCCCGATGCCGATTTCCAGCCGATCGCCGCGGCCGACGTTGCGGCGGCCCTCGCCGACGTGGCGGTCGGGGCGCCCGCCAACGGGACGATCGAGGTCGCCGGGCCGGACAGGGAACCGTTCCGCACCTTCGTCGCCCGCCGCATTGCGGCCTCCGGCGACGCCCGTCCTGTCTCGGCCGACCGGGCGGCGCGCTATTTCGGCGCCCGGCTGGAGCGGGGATCCCTCGTCCCCACGGACCAGGCCGCGGCGCGCCTCGGCTCGACGCGGTTCGCGACCTGGCTGGCGACGGCCTGA
- a CDS encoding helix-turn-helix domain-containing protein, with the protein MPLALATAGLGPALNAGPAPAARLRQDGAQDGAAAGARRRFEAEEEIYAEGDRVVHFYKVVSGAVRTYRLLSDGRRQIDGFHLPGDIFGLEAGAERRTGADALVDTTLVAHRRSDRAALTGEAGALAHEVAAAMLRALERAQDHMLLLGRKSAKERVASFLLGLARRSGTEGTIALPMSRADIADHLGLTIESVSRSFTQLEREGVIALANHRRAVEVQDRAALRRLDA; encoded by the coding sequence ATGCCGCTCGCTCTCGCCACCGCCGGCCTCGGCCCCGCGCTCAATGCCGGCCCCGCTCCGGCCGCCCGGCTCAGGCAGGACGGCGCGCAGGACGGCGCGGCCGCGGGCGCGCGCCGCCGCTTCGAGGCCGAGGAGGAGATCTACGCCGAGGGCGACCGCGTCGTGCACTTCTACAAGGTCGTGTCCGGGGCGGTGCGGACCTACCGCCTCCTGAGCGACGGCCGCCGGCAGATCGACGGCTTCCACCTGCCGGGCGACATCTTCGGCCTCGAGGCCGGCGCCGAGCGCCGCACCGGCGCCGACGCCCTCGTCGACACGACCCTGGTCGCCCATCGCCGCAGCGACCGCGCCGCGCTGACGGGCGAGGCGGGCGCTCTCGCCCACGAGGTGGCGGCGGCGATGCTGCGCGCGCTGGAGCGGGCGCAGGACCACATGCTGCTGCTCGGGCGCAAGTCGGCCAAGGAGCGCGTCGCGAGCTTCCTGCTCGGGCTGGCGCGGCGGTCCGGGACGGAGGGCACGATCGCGCTGCCGATGTCGCGGGCCGACATCGCCGACCATCTCGGCCTGACGATCGAGAGCGTGTCGCGCAGCTTCACGCAGCTGGAGCGGGAGGGCGTCATCGCGCTGGCCAACCACCGGCGCGCCGTCGAGGTGCAGGACAGGGCAGCCCTCCGGCGCCTCGATGCGTGA
- the fixJ gene encoding response regulator FixJ, with protein sequence MSGEMLVHVVDDDLAVRQSLAFLLASDGIPVRLHDSAGAFLEAVAQPAGCLVTDVRMPGIDGIELLRRLKARGDALPVIVMTGHADVPLAVAAMREGAVDFIEKPFDDEVFLTAVRAALDRGRKSAGRDAVAAEIRQRVAALSERELQVLDELVAGKPNKVIAQDLGISPRTVEIYRANVMAKMQAGSLAELVRTALIVDRGA encoded by the coding sequence ATGTCGGGTGAGATGCTGGTGCATGTGGTCGATGACGATCTCGCGGTCCGGCAATCGCTCGCCTTCCTGCTCGCCTCCGACGGGATCCCGGTGCGCCTGCACGACTCGGCCGGCGCCTTCCTGGAGGCCGTCGCGCAACCGGCGGGCTGCCTCGTCACCGACGTGCGCATGCCGGGCATCGACGGCATCGAGCTCCTGCGCCGCCTCAAGGCACGGGGCGACGCGCTGCCGGTGATCGTGATGACCGGGCACGCCGACGTGCCGCTCGCCGTCGCGGCGATGCGGGAGGGCGCGGTCGATTTCATCGAGAAGCCGTTCGACGACGAGGTCTTCCTGACGGCGGTGCGCGCCGCCCTCGACCGCGGGCGCAAGAGCGCCGGGCGCGACGCCGTGGCCGCCGAGATCCGGCAGCGCGTCGCCGCCCTGTCGGAGCGGGAGCTTCAGGTCCTCGACGAGCTGGTGGCCGGCAAGCCCAACAAGGTCATTGCCCAGGATCTCGGCATCAGCCCGCGCACGGTCGAGATCTACCGGGCCAACGTGATGGCGAAGATGCAGGCCGGCAGCCTGGCCGAGCTGGTCCGCACGGCGCTCATCGTCGATCGGGGCGCGTGA
- a CDS encoding Crp/Fnr family transcriptional regulator, which produces MPYHLIRKLGRYAGLSTVDEEMLRQLARASGWVGPRSDLLREGAAPRDVCVILEGWACAYKQLEDGRRQIIAYLMPGDVCSMAAVFPDVINYTTGTLTSVRMAQMSGRALLTTMDRSPRILRAFWLDMLAASAIQREWTASLGFLTARERIAHLLCEIMTRLRAVGLADAEGCFLPLTQEDLGETVGISTVHVNRTLQDLRASGLITLKRQQLAIPDFAALQEVARFDGAYLRPAPTARDADHPASLRSILDPVLGSAVCP; this is translated from the coding sequence ATGCCGTACCACCTGATCCGCAAGCTCGGCCGCTATGCGGGTCTCTCCACCGTCGACGAGGAGATGCTGCGGCAGCTCGCCCGTGCGAGCGGCTGGGTCGGCCCCAGGAGCGACCTGCTTCGCGAAGGCGCCGCGCCGCGGGACGTCTGCGTGATTCTGGAGGGCTGGGCCTGCGCCTACAAGCAGCTGGAGGACGGACGCCGGCAGATCATCGCCTATCTCATGCCCGGCGACGTGTGCAGCATGGCGGCCGTCTTTCCGGACGTGATCAATTACACGACCGGCACGCTGACCTCGGTGCGCATGGCCCAGATGTCCGGCCGCGCCCTGCTGACGACGATGGACCGATCCCCGCGGATCCTGCGCGCCTTCTGGCTCGACATGCTCGCGGCATCCGCCATTCAGCGGGAATGGACCGCCAGCCTCGGATTCCTGACCGCCCGCGAGCGCATCGCGCATCTGTTGTGCGAGATCATGACCCGCCTGCGCGCGGTCGGGCTGGCCGACGCGGAGGGCTGCTTCCTGCCGCTCACGCAGGAGGATCTCGGCGAGACGGTCGGGATCTCGACGGTCCACGTGAACCGCACCCTGCAGGATTTGCGCGCCTCCGGCCTCATCACCCTGAAGCGGCAGCAGCTCGCCATCCCGGATTTCGCGGCCTTGCAGGAGGTGGCGCGGTTCGACGGCGCCTATCTGCGTCCTGCGCCGACGGCGCGTGACGCCGATCATCCGGCGAGCCTCCGATCGATCCTGGATCCGGTGCTCGGTTCTGCCGTCTGCCCCTGA
- a CDS encoding cupin domain-containing protein — MRKTLLRKTLLLKTLLRFGLLAGLLGGSGLPAAAADLQAGEARVTPIFDHPLPTVSGKSLRGVLVEYGPGGSSPAHRHAASAFITATVIEGAIRSRVNDGPERVYRAGESFVEQPGDHHAVSANASATERSRLLAVFVVDTEDRALTVPDRP; from the coding sequence ATGCGCAAGACGCTCCTTCGCAAGACGCTCCTTCTCAAGACGCTCCTTCGGTTCGGCCTCCTCGCCGGGCTTCTCGGCGGATCCGGTCTTCCGGCCGCCGCCGCCGACCTGCAGGCGGGCGAGGCCCGGGTCACCCCGATCTTCGACCATCCCCTGCCGACCGTGTCCGGAAAAAGCCTGCGCGGGGTCCTCGTCGAGTACGGGCCCGGCGGATCCTCCCCCGCCCACCGTCATGCAGCCTCCGCCTTCATCACCGCGACGGTGATCGAGGGCGCGATCCGCAGCCGCGTCAATGACGGGCCCGAGCGGGTCTACCGGGCCGGCGAGAGCTTCGTGGAGCAGCCGGGCGACCACCATGCCGTCAGCGCCAATGCCAGCGCCACCGAGCGGTCGCGGCTGCTCGCGGTCTTCGTCGTCGACACGGAGGACCGGGCGCTGACGGTGCCGGACCGCCCGTGA
- a CDS encoding YqaE/Pmp3 family membrane protein, translating to MGDIIRIILLVVIPPVGVLFTVGFGLQFLLNVVLTLFGYIPGLIHAIWVVTRRNY from the coding sequence GTGGGCGACATCATCCGCATCATCCTGCTCGTCGTGATCCCGCCGGTCGGCGTGCTGTTCACCGTCGGATTCGGCCTGCAATTCCTGCTCAACGTGGTGCTGACGCTGTTCGGCTATATCCCGGGCCTGATCCACGCCATCTGGGTTGTGACGCGACGCAACTACTGA
- a CDS encoding sigma-70 family RNA polymerase sigma factor yields the protein MPQTDTATATFEAHRPRLLRLAYRMLGARSEAEDVVQEAWLRWIAADRGAVAAPSPFLARIVTRLCLDQMKSARARRETYVGTWLPEPLIEEEPGVDEDDLTLTLMLALERLSPLERAAFLLHDVFGLPLGAVADTLGREAAAVRQLAVRARRNVRAARPRFPVAREEGERIARAFFDASASGDVAALRTLLAQNAVLCSDGGGKVLAFRNPIAGIERLLRLFAGVRRKWGPGRAAMVAPLWIDGLPGYVSRERGGLVQTTALAIEHGRITAIYITRNPDKLRHVARVLAEMDDGASPS from the coding sequence ATGCCGCAGACGGACACGGCGACCGCCACCTTCGAGGCCCATCGTCCCCGGCTCCTGCGCCTCGCCTACCGCATGCTCGGCGCCCGCAGCGAGGCCGAGGACGTGGTGCAGGAGGCCTGGCTGCGCTGGATCGCGGCCGACCGGGGCGCGGTCGCCGCCCCCTCCCCGTTCCTCGCCCGTATCGTGACCCGGCTCTGCCTCGACCAGATGAAGTCGGCCCGCGCCCGCCGGGAGACCTATGTCGGCACCTGGCTGCCGGAGCCGCTGATCGAGGAGGAGCCGGGCGTGGACGAGGACGACCTCACCCTGACCTTGATGCTGGCGCTCGAACGCCTGTCGCCCCTGGAGCGCGCCGCCTTCCTGCTCCACGACGTGTTCGGCCTGCCGCTCGGCGCCGTGGCGGACACGCTCGGCCGGGAGGCCGCCGCCGTGCGCCAGCTCGCGGTGCGGGCGCGCCGCAACGTGCGCGCGGCGCGGCCGCGCTTCCCGGTGGCGCGGGAGGAAGGCGAGCGGATCGCCCGCGCCTTCTTCGACGCCTCCGCGAGCGGGGACGTCGCAGCCCTGCGCACCCTGCTGGCGCAGAACGCGGTCCTGTGCTCGGACGGAGGCGGCAAGGTCCTGGCCTTCCGCAACCCGATCGCCGGGATCGAGCGCCTGCTGCGCCTCTTCGCCGGCGTCCGGCGCAAATGGGGGCCCGGCCGGGCCGCGATGGTCGCGCCTCTCTGGATCGACGGGCTGCCGGGCTATGTCAGCCGCGAGCGCGGCGGCCTCGTCCAGACGACGGCGCTCGCGATCGAGCACGGCCGGATCACCGCCATCTACATCACCCGCAACCCCGACAAGCTGCGCCACGTCGCGCGCGTCCTCGCCGAGATGGACGACGGCGCGTCGCCGTCGTGA
- a CDS encoding CDP-archaeol synthase, with amino-acid sequence MRDPAGLARPLVLLAVANYAPILARTLLGDRFATPIDLDRTLGDGRPVFGRGKTFRGLAASCAATTLVAPALRLPPATGLALAAASLTGDLASSFAKRRLGLPAHAQAFGLDQVPEALLPLLVLRRRLALGPADIAATVALFTVGEVVLARLFHRLGLRDRPY; translated from the coding sequence ATGCGTGACCCTGCCGGACTCGCCAGGCCGCTCGTCCTGCTGGCGGTCGCGAACTACGCGCCGATCCTGGCGCGGACGCTGCTCGGCGACCGCTTCGCCACGCCCATCGATCTCGACCGGACGCTCGGCGACGGCAGACCCGTCTTCGGGCGCGGGAAGACGTTTCGCGGGCTCGCGGCGTCCTGCGCGGCCACCACGCTCGTCGCTCCCGCGTTGAGGCTGCCGCCCGCGACCGGGCTCGCGCTCGCGGCGGCCTCCCTGACCGGGGATCTCGCATCCAGCTTCGCCAAGCGCCGGCTCGGCCTGCCGGCTCACGCACAGGCCTTCGGCCTGGACCAAGTCCCCGAGGCGCTCCTGCCCCTCCTCGTGCTGCGACGCCGGCTGGCCCTCGGCCCGGCCGACATCGCCGCCACCGTGGCGCTCTTCACGGTCGGGGAGGTCGTCCTGGCGCGGCTGTTCCATCGCCTAGGCCTCCGGGACAGGCCCTATTGA
- a CDS encoding YbhB/YbcL family Raf kinase inhibitor-like protein, which translates to MLEKIPHAVGEALSGLRAGLEKTACQAEFEAVPAIVRVTSRAFADGAALPARFTQDGAKLSPPLAWSGLPAGTAALVLLVEDADSPTPKPIVHAIAWDLDPAGEGLPEGALASPGSDGTVEEIGKNTFLKAGYLPPDPPTGHGPHRYLFQVYALNRHLGLDGVPGRGALLEAMHGHVLAKGVLVGTYERR; encoded by the coding sequence ATGCTGGAAAAGATTCCCCACGCCGTGGGCGAGGCGCTGTCGGGGCTCCGGGCTGGCCTCGAGAAGACCGCCTGTCAGGCCGAGTTCGAGGCGGTGCCCGCCATCGTCCGGGTGACGAGCCGGGCCTTCGCGGATGGCGCGGCGCTGCCGGCCCGCTTCACCCAGGACGGGGCCAAGCTCTCGCCGCCGCTCGCCTGGAGCGGGCTCCCGGCCGGCACCGCCGCCCTGGTCCTCCTGGTGGAGGATGCCGATAGCCCGACGCCGAAGCCGATCGTCCACGCCATCGCGTGGGACCTCGACCCGGCGGGCGAGGGCCTGCCCGAGGGCGCGCTGGCGAGCCCGGGCTCCGACGGCACGGTCGAGGAGATCGGCAAGAACACCTTCCTCAAGGCTGGCTACCTGCCGCCCGATCCGCCGACCGGCCACGGCCCGCACCGCTACCTGTTCCAGGTCTACGCCCTCAACCGGCATCTCGGGCTCGACGGCGTCCCCGGCCGCGGCGCCCTGCTGGAGGCCATGCACGGCCATGTTCTCGCCAAGGGCGTACTCGTCGGCACTTACGAACGGCGCTGA
- a CDS encoding PAS domain-containing sensor histidine kinase, with amino-acid sequence MTTPDHPHHPAPSGHSPPDAQELDGAALRSEALHGEELRWTLEEVGICFWSLDVPTGRVTVSPSGAQLFGVSPERLTTFEASQDLVHPDDREPRARAIQRALERGGAYEVDYRVVRPDGETDWLRSRGSVEIDPEGGPVRHRGVVFSIRAQRQAEIELRSREAHLRSILETVPDAMVVIDEAARIQSFSATAVRQFGYAPEEVVGRNVSLLMPEPYRSRHDSYMARYLATGERRIIGIGRVVVGQRRDGSTFPMELAVGEMRSSGARYFTGFIRDLTERQRTETRLQELQSELVHMSRFTALGEMASTLAHEINQPLTAIASYLKGCRRLIDRMQGADGVQPPEMAMLADAVDQAAAQALRAGQVIRHLREFVARGEGERHIEELPKLIEEASALALVGAKERGVHVTFSLDPQAPLVLADRIQVQQVLLNLIRNAIEAMQDGPRRELRVTTRALPRDGLVEIGVADTGPGLAPEVGERLFQPFVTTKPHGMGVGLSICRTIVEAHGGKILAESRPGEGTRFRFTLRAVDRRELDDVG; translated from the coding sequence ATGACGACGCCCGACCATCCCCATCACCCCGCCCCGAGCGGCCACAGCCCACCGGACGCCCAGGAGCTCGATGGTGCAGCGCTACGGAGCGAGGCGCTTCACGGCGAGGAGCTGCGCTGGACCCTCGAGGAGGTCGGCATCTGCTTCTGGTCGCTCGACGTGCCCACCGGCCGCGTCACCGTCTCGCCGAGCGGCGCCCAGCTGTTCGGCGTCTCGCCGGAGCGCCTGACCACCTTCGAGGCGTCGCAGGACCTGGTCCATCCGGACGACCGCGAGCCCCGGGCCCGGGCCATCCAGCGCGCCCTCGAACGGGGCGGCGCCTACGAGGTCGATTACCGGGTCGTGCGCCCCGACGGCGAGACCGACTGGCTGCGCTCGCGCGGCAGCGTCGAGATCGATCCGGAGGGCGGCCCGGTCCGCCACCGCGGCGTGGTGTTCAGCATCCGCGCGCAGCGCCAGGCCGAGATCGAGCTGCGCTCCCGGGAGGCGCATCTGCGCTCGATCCTGGAGACGGTCCCCGACGCGATGGTGGTCATCGACGAGGCGGCCCGGATCCAGTCCTTCAGCGCCACGGCCGTGCGCCAGTTCGGCTACGCGCCCGAGGAGGTGGTGGGCCGCAACGTCAGCCTGCTGATGCCCGAGCCCTATCGCAGCCGGCACGATTCCTACATGGCTCGCTACCTCGCCACCGGCGAGCGGCGCATCATCGGCATCGGACGTGTCGTGGTCGGCCAGCGCCGGGACGGCTCGACCTTCCCGATGGAGCTCGCCGTCGGCGAGATGCGCTCGTCGGGCGCGCGCTACTTCACGGGCTTCATCCGCGACCTCACCGAGCGCCAGCGCACCGAGACGCGGCTGCAGGAGCTGCAATCCGAGCTGGTCCACATGTCGCGCTTCACTGCGCTCGGCGAGATGGCCTCGACGCTCGCCCACGAGATCAACCAGCCGCTCACCGCCATCGCCAGCTACCTCAAGGGCTGCCGCCGCCTCATCGACCGGATGCAGGGCGCCGACGGGGTGCAGCCCCCCGAGATGGCGATGCTCGCCGACGCGGTGGACCAGGCCGCGGCCCAGGCCCTGCGGGCGGGGCAGGTGATCCGGCACCTGCGCGAGTTCGTCGCCCGCGGCGAGGGCGAGCGCCACATCGAGGAATTGCCGAAGCTCATCGAGGAGGCGAGCGCGCTGGCCCTCGTCGGCGCCAAGGAGCGTGGGGTGCACGTCACCTTCTCCCTCGACCCGCAGGCGCCGCTCGTGCTCGCCGACCGGATCCAGGTCCAGCAGGTCCTGCTCAACCTGATCCGCAATGCCATCGAGGCGATGCAGGACGGGCCCCGGCGCGAGCTGCGCGTGACCACCCGGGCGCTGCCGCGGGACGGCCTCGTCGAGATCGGCGTCGCCGATACGGGCCCGGGCCTCGCGCCCGAGGTGGGGGAGCGCCTGTTCCAGCCCTTCGTGACCACCAAGCCGCACGGGATGGGGGTCGGCCTCTCGATCTGCCGCACCATCGTGGAGGCGCATGGCGGCAAGATCCTGGCCGAGTCGCGGCCGGGCGAGGGGACGCGGTTCCGTTTCACGTTGCGGGCGGTCGACCGGAGGGAGCTGGACGATGTCGGGTGA